A window of Terriglobia bacterium genomic DNA:
TCCGAGCCTGGAGGGTGAATTTAATCAGTCATGGAACGATCTGTTGACCATGCGCCAGTCGCTCAAACCTTATCTTTCATTTCTGCTGCGCAACCACGACCAGATATTTCTAACCATGGAAACCAATCTGGCCGGATGTCAGAACGAATTGGGCTACAAGAATTACAAAACCGACAGCTCTCCCACAAACCTGAGAAATGTCCTGCCCGATTTCAAAGGAAGGCGCGTCCGCAAAAAGCCCGGAAACAGCGAACCCGCTTCACAGGGCAAACCCTGAAGTTCCTGGAGGCTGGATTGTTGACGTCCGAAAGTCCTGCCGCAAAGGGCTACGCTCTCTGGTTGGTGCCCGGCCAGCCGGCATTCAGCATCCTGGCCAGCGCGATTTCACGCCTCAGCCGCGAACACTCGACGCCACGGTTTGGGCCTCATATTACCCTGCTTGGCCGAATTGTACTCCCAGAAGCGAAGGCCCTGGCAAAATCGGCTTCACTGGCAAGTATCCTCGAACCATTCCGCTTTGAACTGGGCGAAATCGGCTTCCTCGATGAAAACTTTCGCTGCCTGTTTGTAACCGTAGTCGCAGGCCACGCAATCTCCAGGACCTACCGCGCAGCCTGCCGGACCTTCACCCGCCAAAACGCGCCTTATATGCCGCACATGAGTCTCGTGTATGGAAAGCTTCCGCCAGAAACTAAGCAGAAGATGGCAACAGATCTTAGTTGGCTGTCGGGCCGGGCCTTTCGGGTCCACCAGCTCATGCTCTGGCGGGTGGATGGGCCCGTGCGCCAGTGGAAGCCCGTAAAAACCTTTGATTTAAGATGATACTCTGGGGAGAGAACCTCTCGCGCGGAACAGTGCGATCTTTCCTTGGCGCTTCGCCAGAAAACCGGTAACGGTGTATAAATAATTTCTGGACGCGTCTCTCCCCGGAATTCCTATGGATTCACCGTAATGTTCAGCGGGCTGCTCAGGGTGAAATCCAACTTCGTTTCAGGCGGGATCTTGACCGTCTGACCTTTCGTCGCCATCTGCACTCCCGTTCCTGCTCCCGCGCCGACGCCGGCGCCGATGGCAGCGCCTTTCCCACCGCCGGCAATGGCGCCAATAATTCCCCCCACAGCAGCGCCAATGCCAACTCTTTTGGCGGTTTGCTTGCCGCGAGAGGACGCCTCCTGCTGATAGACCCCGGCACTCACTGGATAGCTCTTGCCATTTACTGTGAGGCTGACCAGTTGTAGCTGAACTTCCGACTGCCCTTTGATGTGGCCGGCACTGCGGGCGGCAGCAAGTTGCAAACGCGCCTTGGCATAGCGGGGGATAACGACCTGCCCGTTCTCTTCAATTTGCGAGTCGACGGTTGCTGCAAACTCGTCTCCCGTTTTGTTGGTTGAGGAATCGACCGGATCCACGGTCCGCACGGTGATAACGGTCCCCGCCGGAATGGTAACTTCCACCGGTTGCGGCGGTGGCGGAGCGGCATCCGCAGCCTGCGCAGCAGCCGGAGGTTCCTGCTCAACGGGCGCCGGGGTCTGATCCTGCGGTTCGCGTGAAGGCGCACGCTCTGATGTTGCCCGAGTGCGGCGCCGTGTGGCCCTGGGTTCCGGTTGAGCAGGTGGTTCCGCAGCGGCTTGCGCAGGAGCACTGACCGCTAATTCGTCGATCACCTGTTTGACACCGTCGGCACTGTGAGCGAGCTGTTCGACCGCTGATTTTTCCTGATCGCTGCCCACGGTACCCGACAAAACCACGACTCCCTGCTGTGAAACCACGTGGACGTCGCGCGTCTTCAGAACAGGGTCCTGATAAAGCTTGGCCTGAACGGAGGCTGCGATGGCCTCGTCGTTCGGAGCACTCGAATTCTTGAACAGGCTGCAGCCACCGAAAGTCACCACAAGGGCTACCATCAAGGCTGCCATGCGGTTTTTAGGATGGATCATACGCACCTCTCCTCCGCGAAAACGACTCGCGGCTGATTTCCAGTCTCAGCGCAAAGCTGAAACGGGTGATTTCGTTTAACCACACCCGCCTCGCAGTTTAACCCTTCTGGAAAACCAAAGTCCAATGGTATTGCGGGTTTGCGCCGTGGTAGCTTCTTCGGAAGGTCCCCCGGCGTGCTAGAATTTCTCGTGTAAGGCAGGCAAATGGAACTCAAGAGGATTCAGCCTGTTGGCTTTCTCTGCTCAACCTGGTGTATTCCGTCCGCCTGACGAAGCTTGAGATGCAGAGTCTTTCAATTGTTATCCCGGTTTACAACGAGGAGGGCAACATCGGTCCACTCGTGGCCCGCATTTCGGAGGCCATGTCTGGCTGGGAAGGCGCCGTTGAAATCCTGTTCGTCGACGACGGCAGCAGCGACCATACTCTGGAACTGCTGAAGGAATCCCAGGCTAAAGACTCCCGGATTCGCATTGCCCATTTCCACAAGAATATGGGCCAGACCGCCGCGATGGCTGCCGGTTTCCGGCTGGCGCGCGGCGAGGTCATCGCAACCATCGATGCCGACCTGCAAAACGATCCCATGGAAATCCAGCGCCTGGCAGGGATGCTGAACAACTGGGACCTGGTGTGTGGCGTCCGCGCACAGCGTAAAGACACGCTTTGGAAGCGCATTTCGTCGCGCATCGGGAACGGCTTCCGTAATTGGGCAACGGGCGACAACATCGCTGACACCGGCTGCACTCTCAAGGCCTACCGGCGCGAATGCCTGGACGGCCTGGAGCTTTATAAGGGGATGCACCGCTTCCTCCCCACACTGATCCGGATGCGTGGATACCGCGTGACGCAGGTGCCAGTGTCGCATCATCCGCGGCTGGCGGGAAAAACCAAGTACGGGACCTGGGGGCGGCTGGTGAAAGGGCTTGAAGACGTTTGGGCGGTGCGCTGGATGAAAAAAAACCACATCGGTTTCGAATCCAACCTCCAACTGATCGAACGGCAACCCGTTGAATGCGGTAAAGTCCACATGGATGGCGCAGTGGAAAAGTGACGCGTGAGACGCTCTTGCGGAGTCGGGCTTTAGGCTGACGGAGAGGTGCGAAACCTGTGAGTGGTCAAAGCAGTTCAAATCTAGTTGAAGCTTCGCCTGCGAATACAACCCGCGGTGGACTTCCCGCCATTCACGTACTCGTGCTTCTGGTGGTGGCTGGCTGCATGTTTTTTGCCGGCATTGGGCGTCTTGCCCTGATTGAGCCCGATGAAGGAAGGAACGCGGAAGTCGCCCGTGAAATGCTTGCGGGAGGGGACTGGATTACTCCCCACTTTAACAACTTTTCCTATCTGGACAAACCTCCTGTCTTTTTCTGGGCCGTGGCCTCATCGTTTAAGCTAGCGGGATTGTCCGAAGCGAGCGCGCGCTTTCCCTCGGCACTGGCAGCTCTCCTGACGGTATTTCTTGGGTGGTTGCTGGCCCGCCGGATGTTTGAAAAATCCACGGCTCTTTACGCCGGAATTGTCCTATCGACTTCGCCACTGGTGGTTGTGTTTGCCCGCGACGTCATCTTCGACATGACTCTGACCCTATTCGTCACATCAGCGATGGTCTGCTATTGGTTCCGGGAAAGCGGCCCTGAACACCAAAAGTTGCTCGATGTTCTGTTTTTCTCGGCCATGGGCCTGGCAACCCTCACGAAAGGTCCCGTAGGATTTCTGCTGCCGTTGCTATCCATCGCAGCCTACCAGGCCCTCCGCGGGAAACTCGCCCGCCTGAAGGACTTGAACTGGCTGCTGGGCGTGGCGGTGTTCTTCGCGATAACGCTCCCCTGGTTTATCGCAGTTTCGATCCGGCACCCGGACTTTCCGCGATACGCCTTTTGGCAGGAGAGCCTGCAAAGGTTTGCCACGGGACATTCTCACCGCGCCGGTCCCATCTATTATTACCTGATCATCTATCTTGCTGGCTTCCTGCCCTGGAGCTTTTTCCTGCTCTACGCCGCCATCCATCGAGTCAGGCGATGGAGGGAGCTCCGGCAGGAACACGCCGCTCCAATGCTGTTCCTACTGAGTTGGGCAGGTGTAATCTTCGTCTTCTTCACGATCTCGCGGTCCAAGCTTCCTGGTTACTTTCTACCTGCTATGGTCCCGCTCAGCGTGCTGATGGCAAAAGTGTGGACGGCTTGCGGACCTGAGCGGGAGGACCGGACAGCCGATTGGCTGACTGGCGGTTTTGCCACACTGATCGGCTTGGGGATCATCGTTGCGGCGGTCCCTCACTTTCAACACCAGCTTTTCCCTCGCGGGCGACTCGAGGGAAAAATGCCGCATGATGTCCTCATTTTGCTGGGGCCCGCAATGCTTTATACAGGAATCATCCTCGCTGCCTTGGGGGTCATCGGACGAAATCTCTGTGCGCGAGCCAGGCAGAAGACCCCCACCGCAATCATGTTCGCCTTGCTGGCGTGCTGTTTCCCGCTGATGCTGGTGCGGTGGTTTCGCCCGCTTGAGATTTTTGCTTCCGCAAAGTCGAGTCGCGCCCTTGCAGACACCATTCTCGACAGCCCCCAGAGAAGCTTTCCCATCTACGGCTATTATTACTTCCGGACGGGGCTCCCCTTTTATCTTCGAAGGCCGGTGGGCCTGATTTCCTCCACAGCGGATGAATTGACCAGCAATTACATCGTGACGCAGTGGCCGCGAATTAAGCAGGAAGCCCAAAACGGACAATTGCCCCCGCTTCTTGCTCCTCCGGAGATGGACGGTATGCCCCTGGTGATGGATCTGAACCAATGGCTGGCGAAACGGCCTTCAACACCTGAACTCGTGCTGGTAAGAAACAACCAGGTGAAGGGCCTCGCCAACGCCGTTCAGGCGATGGATCCCATGTGGACTGGGTGGCAATATTCCGTCTGGGAAATACCAGCCAGCTCACGCTCCACCAGTGGTCAGCAAAAGGGAAACTGAACGCCAAAACGAATTCCACTCCGAAGGGGCGGACCGACAAGCTAAGACTTTATGTGTGGCATTTGCGGTATTCACAATATGTTTCTGCGGCCGCTCGACAACCCCGAACTGGTTGATCGAATGTCGGCCCGGCTCAGGCATCGGGGACCGGACAGCCAGGGCAAATTCCAACTCCCTCACCTCGCGTTAGCCATTCGGCGATTAAGCATTATCGACCTCAAGACTGGCGACCAGCCGCTATCCAACGAGACCGGCGACATCAACCTGGTTTTCAACGGAGAGATCTACAATTACCGCGAGCTTCGCAAGGACCTTCTTGAACGCGGTCACATTTTCAAGACTCAGTCCGACGGCGAGGTGATCGCCCATCTTTACGAGGAAGCGGGACCAAAATTCGTACGTGAACTGAACGGCATGTTCGCCATCGCACTCTGGGACGATCGCGAAAAGCGGCTGGTTCTGGCGCGCGACCGGGCGGGGGAGAAACCGCTTTACTATTGGGAATCTGACGACACGTTGTTGTTTGGGTCGGAGATAAAAGCGCTTTTAGAACATCCACACGTTAGCAGGGAAATTGATCGCGAAGCTCTTTCGCAGTATTTTTTTTATGGTTACTTCCCATCTCCCCGATCGGTTTATTCCGACATCAAAAAACTTCCTGCCGCGCACCTGATGGTGGTTGAAAACCAGCAAATGCACATTGAGTGCTACTGGAAACTTCAGGCCTATCTGCGGAAGCCGGAGGCGGCAAGTCTTAGCCGCACTCAGGAAGAAGAAGCCTGTGAAGAGCTACGCGAAAAGTTGAGCGAGGCCGCTGTCTCGCGCCTGGTCAGCGA
This region includes:
- a CDS encoding 2'-5' RNA ligase family protein, encoding MLTSESPAAKGYALWLVPGQPAFSILASAISRLSREHSTPRFGPHITLLGRIVLPEAKALAKSASLASILEPFRFELGEIGFLDENFRCLFVTVVAGHAISRTYRAACRTFTRQNAPYMPHMSLVYGKLPPETKQKMATDLSWLSGRAFRVHQLMLWRVDGPVRQWKPVKTFDLR
- a CDS encoding glycosyltransferase family 2 protein gives rise to the protein MQSLSIVIPVYNEEGNIGPLVARISEAMSGWEGAVEILFVDDGSSDHTLELLKESQAKDSRIRIAHFHKNMGQTAAMAAGFRLARGEVIATIDADLQNDPMEIQRLAGMLNNWDLVCGVRAQRKDTLWKRISSRIGNGFRNWATGDNIADTGCTLKAYRRECLDGLELYKGMHRFLPTLIRMRGYRVTQVPVSHHPRLAGKTKYGTWGRLVKGLEDVWAVRWMKKNHIGFESNLQLIERQPVECGKVHMDGAVEK
- a CDS encoding glycosyltransferase family 39 protein, whose amino-acid sequence is MSGQSSSNLVEASPANTTRGGLPAIHVLVLLVVAGCMFFAGIGRLALIEPDEGRNAEVAREMLAGGDWITPHFNNFSYLDKPPVFFWAVASSFKLAGLSEASARFPSALAALLTVFLGWLLARRMFEKSTALYAGIVLSTSPLVVVFARDVIFDMTLTLFVTSAMVCYWFRESGPEHQKLLDVLFFSAMGLATLTKGPVGFLLPLLSIAAYQALRGKLARLKDLNWLLGVAVFFAITLPWFIAVSIRHPDFPRYAFWQESLQRFATGHSHRAGPIYYYLIIYLAGFLPWSFFLLYAAIHRVRRWRELRQEHAAPMLFLLSWAGVIFVFFTISRSKLPGYFLPAMVPLSVLMAKVWTACGPEREDRTADWLTGGFATLIGLGIIVAAVPHFQHQLFPRGRLEGKMPHDVLILLGPAMLYTGIILAALGVIGRNLCARARQKTPTAIMFALLACCFPLMLVRWFRPLEIFASAKSSRALADTILDSPQRSFPIYGYYYFRTGLPFYLRRPVGLISSTADELTSNYIVTQWPRIKQEAQNGQLPPLLAPPEMDGMPLVMDLNQWLAKRPSTPELVLVRNNQVKGLANAVQAMDPMWTGWQYSVWEIPASSRSTSGQQKGN
- a CDS encoding BON domain-containing protein; amino-acid sequence: MIHPKNRMAALMVALVVTFGGCSLFKNSSAPNDEAIAASVQAKLYQDPVLKTRDVHVVSQQGVVVLSGTVGSDQEKSAVEQLAHSADGVKQVIDELAVSAPAQAAAEPPAQPEPRATRRRTRATSERAPSREPQDQTPAPVEQEPPAAAQAADAAPPPPQPVEVTIPAGTVITVRTVDPVDSSTNKTGDEFAATVDSQIEENGQVVIPRYAKARLQLAAARSAGHIKGQSEVQLQLVSLTVNGKSYPVSAGVYQQEASSRGKQTAKRVGIGAAVGGIIGAIAGGGKGAAIGAGVGAGAGTGVQMATKGQTVKIPPETKLDFTLSSPLNITVNP